One window of the Solanum stenotomum isolate F172 chromosome 11, ASM1918654v1, whole genome shotgun sequence genome contains the following:
- the LOC125844370 gene encoding uncharacterized protein LOC125844370 — translation MSKGNSLLKYFILILQIIFLQTCHARKSKHYCPPSACGDIRNISYPFHLNTDPKYCRFTGFELACEGNQTVIWFFSKKLHVQGIGYDNQTIHLVDPTLQTQGQDDLCSFRPQLNFYQYNIIFQSYTYTNGYYKTIAEPIFMFNCPFAVNNSSTFVEISGCKLSRYTYLKIGEMNVSEVSDGCRAEFIGFTSWPNIKDAEINISLSDFHQAILYGFELSYLYWNFGKRISNDFNYI, via the coding sequence ATGTCTAAAGGAAACTCTCTGCTTAAATACTTTATATTAATCCTTCAAATCATCTTTCTGCAAACATGCCATGCTCGGAAGAGCAAACACTACTGTCCTCCTTCTGCTTGTGGCGATATCCGTAACATAAGCTACCCTTTTCATTTAAACACCGATCCAAAATATTGTCGTTTTACAGGATTTGAATTAGCTTGTGAAGGTAACCAAACAGTTATATGGTTTTTCTCCAAAAAGTTGCACGTTCAAGGCATCGGCTATGATAATCAGACAATTCACCTGGTTGATCCGACTTTACAAACACAAGGACAAGATGATCTATGTTCTTTCAGACCTCAGCTTAATTTctaccaatacaatataatcTTTCAATCATATACGTATACTAATGGATATTATAAAACAATAGCTGAGCCTATCTTCATGTTCAACTGTCCGTTTGCTGTTAATAATTCTTCGACATTTGTGGAAATTAGTGGCTGCAAATTAAGCAGATACACTTATTTAAAGATTGGAGAAATGAATGTCTCTGAAGTGAGTGATGGATGCAGAGCAGAATTTATAGGCTTTACCTCATGGCCCAATATTAAAGATGCAGAGATCAACATTTCCCTTTCTGATTTTCATCAAGCAATCCTTTATGGCTTTGAGCTCTCTTATCTGTATTGGAATTTCGGAAAAAGGATAAGTAACGACTTCAactatatatga
- the LOC125844372 gene encoding uncharacterized protein LOC125844372, whose amino-acid sequence MSKGNSQLKYFTLILQIIFLQTSNAWKINCPDSACGDIRNIRYPFHLNTDPKYCHLSGIELACEGNQTVIWLFSKKLHVQAIDYDNQKIHLVDPTLQTQDDLCSLIPSKLTFHKYNSFFNSYYYTSEDRKTAPIFMFKCPSAVNDSTFVEISGCKLSRFTYLKIGEMNASEVSDGCRAEFIGFTSWPNINNISLSDIHQAILYGFEFPYSLWGNILFYPLYVRN is encoded by the coding sequence ATGTCTAAAGGAAACTCTCAGCTTAAATATTTCACATTAATCCTTCAAATCATCTTTCTGCAAACATCCAATGCTTGGAAGATCAACTGTCCTGATTCTGCTTGTGGCGATATCCGTAACATAAGATACCCTTTTCATTTAAACACCGATCCAAAATATTGTCATTTATCAGGAATTGAATTAGCTTGTGAAGGTAACCAAACAGTTATATGGTTATTCTCCAAGAAGTTGCACGTTCAAGCCATCGACTATGATAATCAGAAAATTCACCTGGTAGATCCGACTTTACAAACACAAGATGATCTATGTTCTCTCATACCTTCTAAGCTTACCTTTCACAAATACAATAGTTTCTTCAACTCATACTATTATACATCAGAGGATAGAAAAACCGCGCCCATTTTCATGTTCAAATGTCCATCTGCTGTTAATGATTCGACATTTGTGGAAATTAGTGGCTGCAAATTAAGCAGATTCACTTATTTAAAGATTGGAGAAATGAATGCTTCTGAAGTGAGTGATGGATGCAGAGCAGAATTTATAGGCTTCACCTCATGGCCTAATATTAACAATATTTCCCTTTCTGATATTCATCAAGCAATTCTCTACGGATTTGAGTTTCCTTATTCTTTGTGGGGTAACATTCTTTTCTATCCTCTATACGTAAGAAACTAG